GTCACAACCTTGAAGCGCTCCCCGTCGCGGCCGTAGGCGACCAACCTGGCCTCGGCAACCGtgtcgcacagcagcgtctggCCCAGTGCGTATCGCACCACCGGCTCCAGCTCCGGCTCAAAGCGCACCACATCGACAATGGGCTTGCACGTGCCGCCAAATGTGCGAAGACGGTCGTCGACCGCCTTGCCCTGCACAGCGTCCAGGGGCAGAAATGTCATGGGCGGCATGCGTTGCTCCTTCAGGTATTTGACGCAGCGAATCGCCACCGCGGTCGTCTCCACCACGACGCCCTCGAGGTTTTTGCCCATGGCCACCGTAACAGCGTTGCGGTGCCGATCGTTGGGCACCGCGCACAGGTCCACCATGCGTCCGCGGATTGGAAAGAGGGAGCATAAGGCCTGGAGAGCGTCAGCCATGCGCGAGTTCTGCTTGCTTGTGTCTTTCATGTAGCGCAAGTCATGCAACTGCTCCTGCAGTcgcgccagctccgcctcccgCGCCctgtttttcctttgcatCTTTGCAAGGTCTGTACTGGCTTCCGTGAGCTGTGTCTTGAGCGTGCTCACCGTCTCCTCAagctcgctgcggcgcctctgCAGCTCAGCGCCGTACTTCGCGGCCGCCTCGATGGCCTGGCTGGCGTCCCTCATCTGCTGTTGGTGCGCCTCCGTGGCTCTGTCACACTGTTTCAGGGCCTCCTGTGCGGAGTCGcgttgccgcagcaccgtctccCGGCGCTGTCGTAGCACTACCGTCGCGCACTCTGCTTCCTTCCGCAGCTGCCGGTACTcgtccagctgctgctgattgaGCACAGCGTCCAGCGTGACTCGCCTCGTGTCgtcagcggtgcagcgcttCTCGAAGGTGTCAAGCAGcgctttttgcttcttcaGTTGCCCTTCAAgcctctccgcctcggcagAGCGGACAGTTGTCGCTTtctgcgccgcttccagctcctgccgctgcagctctgccttgCGGGTCAGGTGCGCCAGCGCGGCTTTGATGCGCTCCACCGTGTTGTGCTTCAGCCGCAGATCGTCTGCAGATTTCCGCGTCTTTTTAAGCTGCTCCAAATACACCTTGTGCCGGGTCGCGTATGCCCGTTTCATCTCCCGAATCGCCTGCTCCGTTGCGATGCCCTtttccagcgccgccagagcgtcgcggcgctgctgcagctctgccttgTGCTTCTCGAGCTCCGTTTCGACGGCAAAGAGCTCGGTGAGGGCTAGCTCCTGCCTGACGCTCGCCAAGTGCTGACGCAGCTCCTCGtagcgctccgcctccttcttgGCCAGTCGCATTTGAtgcaccgccacggcagccCCGCGTTTCTCCAGTGACGCACTCATCAGCGCCTcgttcgccttctccagcgccgccttcttgGCCGCGTACTCGCCTTGCAGCTCACCGCTCCCGCTGACCTGTTCAAGTAGCTCCGTCAGctgcttccctttcttctgcGCGACCGCCTCGACTTGGTGCTGAAACACGAGAAACGTGTCAACACGAGCGCCAATGCGGTGCTGGGTAAGCGCGGCCACGTactccttctctgtcgccGGCTTGCCATTGAGCAGGCATGAGACCGCGCCCTGCGGATCCACCTGGCGAGTGAAAGAGGTttcgacggtgctgctgtggtgaaCGTGCTCCCCGTCGTCGGCGACGACCGCACCACAACGAGCGGCAACCGCAACGGCATCATTCATGCCCGACTCACCGTCagccggcgccgcagcggaggCTACGGGCCGCTGCGACTCCGGATGGCGCACTACTAAAGTCACGCTGCAGCCTTTGCTTGCCGCCTTCGCCTTGCGATGAATGAAGTCGACCAATGCCTTGCCGCGCATCGATGAGGCACGCGCCggtgtgacgctgctgctcagtaCAAAGCTCAAAGCGTCCATCAAGTTGGACTTTCCAGCACCATTGGGCCCGACAATGCACGTGAAATCCTTGAAGGGCCCGATGACACCTTTGCCGTAGTAGCTCTTGAAGTTTTCAAGCTCTACGCGGTGAATCTTTGACAAcatctgtgcgtgcgtacgtgttgggggaggggaggagggagtggatCTGTATGTTTGCCCAGGGGTAGCGGTGGGAGGGTGTCTTCATATGGATTGAGAGCACAAGACCAtccgctctccccctctctatcTCGTCAACTCTATGTTACTCTGGTCTATGGGACACTCACGCACAGATGTGCTCTCACGCCTTCTTTAACCCGAACCAAAATAAGTGGGTCAAGGATTCGAGTTGCTTCGCGTGGGCAGTTCTCTGAgtatgcgtgtgggtgcgcgcaGTACGTAGTGTGTAAGCGAATGAATCAATGGAGGCGGCGCCCGCTTTCTTACTCTTTCAGAAGATGGCAGAATTCCCGCGTCGCCTTCTGTCCCCCCCTTTTTACCCAAATTTGCGTGTGCTGGAGGCGTTGTGGAGGCTATGTGTGCATACGTGCCGATGGCCCAGTATCACGGAACAACggaggagcgagaaaaaTGGTCGAATTATTCGTAGAGGTGCAAGTGCATCAAGAGCAAACACATGAAAAGGGGGTCGCGAAGTCTCGATCATAtgtgcacagagaggagagttGTCAGTGAGCTGTCATCTCACGTGAGCCGACGCGCTCGAGACAGAAGACAGGATGTGTATTCAAACGCACTCGTGTGCCCTTCTGATGACCACTCTTCATCGAAGACGTGGTGCTCTTTTTTCAAAAAATTTCACACAGAGCTGGTCAGCACACATTTGCAGGGAAAAAGCCATGCAGGTGTGCTCAGTGCCAATCCGAACGGAGGCGCCCGTGTGTTTCAGAACGATAAGGCGCCCTCCTACCCCACAAGAAAAATAAGAGAGGTTATATCATCCTTGAAATCGAAAAACTGGCAAgtaaacaaacaaacaaaaccctgaaagaagagaaaagcacGCACTCCTCTTTCCAATCTATTTTTTAGTTTTATTCTCCATCCGTGTCCAGCAGCTCTtgcgcagagagacagaggaacAACAGCTAataaagcaaaaaaaaaagagcaggcagaggagaaaaccaagagagcacacacacacacacgcacacacacacgcaatgaagaagaggggggcactACACGACCAGGTCTGCTTCAAGCCTCGTatgtttgttttcttctcgcttttgGTATTGGAGCTCGATGTGAAAGGTAGGAAAGTCGAGCGTAGCGAAACACAAGGCGACTCgtctccccttttcgcttcattcctctctgtctgAGTATTGAACGC
This DNA window, taken from Leishmania panamensis strain MHOM/PA/94/PSC-1 chromosome 34 sequence, encodes the following:
- a CDS encoding structural maintenance of chromosome (SMC) family protein, putative (TriTrypDB/GeneDB-style sysID: LpmP.34.3370) yields the protein MLSKIHRVELENFKSYYGKGVIGPFKDFTCIVGPNGAGKSNLMDALSFVLSSSVTPARASSMRGKALVDFIHRKAKAASKGCSVTLVVRHPESQRPVASAAAPADGESGMNDAVAVAARCGAVVADDGEHVHHSSTVETSFTRQVDPQGAVSCLLNGKPATEKEYVAALTQHRIGARVDTFLVFQHQVEAVAQKKGKQLTELLEQVSGSGELQGEYAAKKAALEKANEALMSASLEKRGAAVAVHQMRLAKKEAERYEELRQHLASVRQELALTELFAVETELEKHKAELQQRRDALAALEKGIATEQAIREMKRAYATRHKVYLEQLKKTRKSADDLRLKHNTVERIKAALAHLTRKAELQRQELEAAQKATTVRSAEAERLEGQLKKQKALLDTFEKRCTADDTRRVTLDAVLNQQQLDEYRQLRKEAECATVVLRQRRETVLRQRDSAQEALKQCDRATEAHQQQMRDASQAIEAAAKYGAELQRRRSELEETVSTLKTQLTEASTDLAKMQRKNRAREAELARLQEQLHDLRYMKDTSKQNSRMADALQALCSLFPIRGRMVDLCAVPNDRHRNAVTVAMGKNLEGVVVETTAVAIRCVKYLKEQRMPPMTFLPLDAVQGKAVDDRLRTFGGTCKPIVDVVRFEPELEPVVRYALGQTLLCDTVAEARLVAYGRDGERFKVVTLDGTVLLKNGSVQGGLVSVQNRARKWDEKKYEDLRVARDRLLSETAVGGEAELARTQISIRDMEARRAFAEKRVAVVHTEQIANDAKTQRLTEELEKLESRGADFTTRHSSYATELQVIHRELLELSKSISRVEGQVFADFQKRVGIPNLLSLEGQQAQEAKQRAETRQQLLLVIHKLESSLEMEVKLVGDSKIADFEEACARLNNEREQCKKDLTDYKALVEKAERQHQEMRRTAVQSRTELDALEQQIRNETRNSETDLARVAQARKIVTGIQITCDSLRLRRLNLVRRCQMDEIGIPLKPAPSSGAKHAQGEDTDTATRALSGLSAPPSRQRSSAAGSHTHVLLSEPFTLLVEGGASQSGVRRGTSTASPPALFPTLDSETAMCINFSSLTEAQRVVAEDRAQFSAYSHRTQVQLEALAAEMESLAPNMKAASRAVASEDRLGTSSTLLEEARDAARVASREFTRVKEQRTARFMEIYEKVAATVDRVYREITMGTRAHAVHGSAYLSLENVEEPYLGGTTYHATPPLKRFMPMALLSGGERTMAALALLFAIHEVSPTPFFVLDEVDAALDAGNVEKLASYLRKNSQLCQLVVVSLKEQLYHMADMLLGVMKDKERESSKVLTMDLRGYPY